The Ascaphus truei isolate aAscTru1 chromosome 11, aAscTru1.hap1, whole genome shotgun sequence genome includes a window with the following:
- the NME3 gene encoding nucleoside diphosphate kinase 3 isoform X2, with product METCLNPAWTGINERTFLAIKPDGYQRRLVGEIIRRFERKGFRLVAMKMMQASEGLLKEHYIALQNRPFYDRLVKYMSSGPVIAMVWQGLHVVKTARVMLGETNPADSSPGTIRGDFCVDVSRNVIHGSDSKESAQREISLWFQPDELVCWQDSAESWVYE from the exons ATGGAGAcatgtctgaatcccg CCTGGACGGGGATTAATGAGCGCACCTTCCTGGCCATCAAACCCGATGGTTACCAGCGGCGTCTGGTCGGGGAGATCATCCGGCGCTTCGAGAGGAAGGGATTTCGCCTGGTCGCAATGAAGATGATGCAG GCCTCGGAGGGGCTGTTGAAGGAACACTACATTGCACTACAGAACCGGCCTTTTTACGATCGCCTGGTGAAGTACATGTCCTCCGGGCCGGTGATTGCCATG GTCTGGCAGGGGCTGCACGTGGTGAAGACTGCCCGCGTCATGCTGGGTGAAACCAATCCTGCAGACTCCTCGCCGGGCACTATCCGGGGGGATTTTTGCGTGGACGTTAGCAG aaaCGTGATCCACGGCAGCGACTCCAAAGAAAGTGCGCAGCGCGAGATCTCTCTCTGGTTCCAGCCGGACGAGCTGGTCTGCTGGCAGGACAGCGCAGAGAGCTGGGTATACGAGTAA
- the NME3 gene encoding nucleoside diphosphate kinase 3 isoform X1, with product MICLVLTIFANIFPTAWTGINERTFLAIKPDGYQRRLVGEIIRRFERKGFRLVAMKMMQASEGLLKEHYIALQNRPFYDRLVKYMSSGPVIAMVWQGLHVVKTARVMLGETNPADSSPGTIRGDFCVDVSRNVIHGSDSKESAQREISLWFQPDELVCWQDSAESWVYE from the exons ATGATCTGTCTGGTGCTGACCATCTTTGCGAACATCTTCCCGACCG CCTGGACGGGGATTAATGAGCGCACCTTCCTGGCCATCAAACCCGATGGTTACCAGCGGCGTCTGGTCGGGGAGATCATCCGGCGCTTCGAGAGGAAGGGATTTCGCCTGGTCGCAATGAAGATGATGCAG GCCTCGGAGGGGCTGTTGAAGGAACACTACATTGCACTACAGAACCGGCCTTTTTACGATCGCCTGGTGAAGTACATGTCCTCCGGGCCGGTGATTGCCATG GTCTGGCAGGGGCTGCACGTGGTGAAGACTGCCCGCGTCATGCTGGGTGAAACCAATCCTGCAGACTCCTCGCCGGGCACTATCCGGGGGGATTTTTGCGTGGACGTTAGCAG aaaCGTGATCCACGGCAGCGACTCCAAAGAAAGTGCGCAGCGCGAGATCTCTCTCTGGTTCCAGCCGGACGAGCTGGTCTGCTGGCAGGACAGCGCAGAGAGCTGGGTATACGAGTAA